The nucleotide sequence gcggtgctgtatctcattattattgtcgttattatctcaagagcctttgtcacaattatgttagggtcgacttccagtcacgatgcaactgagtaccagtgttttacaaggagcgactgcctatctgacctccacaacccggttacccgctcaacccaacaccccttggtaagacttactggcttctgactacccataacgactgccaagaatgttcaatgacagccggaacctacagtttaacatccccacCAAATAActgtcattggtatccaaaatatacgtagaaagtacatacgaacttagaaaagttgcattggcaggcacttgccagacctggaatcaaagacgcacgctcatactcgagagattggttctctacccactaaaccaccacgacttccactaagtcaccacgactttgtcatctatttaatgtttttttacgtaataatacgtgtacctaatatttttgccactcacaacttaaatgcggactaattagaatcaccacttttatccctatggtcacgtctattgcggttcagttctcagcgttttgtttagtctgctgtgcttttgccgttaaagtacaaaaattaaatacatggaACGTTTccaatggttatgcgtattccgttgtttccaagtcaacgggcccttaaaattcaatatcagactattcagatctttgattttgctgaccccgtagtcgctggcataagggacaggatccgcgtacgaagtcgcgggcagaagctagtccagAATAAACGATTAAAGATAAAATAGATAAGGATCTTAAATATGTAACCTATTTGCCTCTTTATCGTCAAAATCTTGCATACAATCTCATTCATTTATCTGAGCATAAATCATATTTAAGAGCAATTTCAGACATGCATATAACAAAGCCATATACATCAGTTTTTATAAGTTTGTAATTCATAATAGCTCCACTTTTGACACACCTGCATTTCGTACGAGCGTTGATGCTTATAACTGCCAGCATTTACTTCTCACAACTAATTTAAGAAACCGTATGTAACTCTAATATTTTAAGCTCAAAGCGTGATAATAAGCCGAGACGAGCGCATGTACGCGTAGAAAAAATAGTCTAACATCGcccttatttttaattgaacgaatattttcacattttcatGCCAAATAACAtagaatattacttatttaatttatatattatttatctataattaGTCTACACTTAAATTTCTAAAAGACCCTGGCATGCCCATATATTCTTCATTGAACTTCCCGGCGTGTCGCTTCGTTTCATCAGTGCAGGCATTGCTCATCATCTCCATGTATTTCACGTGTCTTTCCATCGATAGTTCTTCAATTATTTCCTCTGTAATtaagaaatgtttaattataattatttatttgatgctTTGTTAGTTTTTGTCAGGATTGTTCAAAGAGTTGCCGATTCTCTGGCACTTACAACAAatgtgggttttagtcagtaaaatttTCATACTCTCTCACGCTGCAATCAGAGTGGTCATCTGACTCTGACCATCTGATGATTTtccatttaaaaaaagaagagaCGAGATTCTGATATTTCTCTGGTTTCGCCGTATTGACATTTGACTATGGGAGTGAAGTAATAGAGAGTgcactataattattttttatcctaCTTATGTAGTTAAtcgatttctttaaaaaaaaagccgGGATCTGTGTGTGGCAGTTGGTGGTAAAATAAACACAGCAGAAACCTAATAGAACAACTTCTGGAGtgaagttaacatatttttttttgcttgttaaTATTTCTCGAAGTTCTAATTCTCTTTACACAATCTTTCTTACCTTGCAACTTATGTGCGGATCTTTCATCGCCACCATATTCTACTGGTAGAATTTCTTTTGGGACTACTTTATAAAGTCCTTCTAAGCTGTTTTGCACTACAAATCGTTTACCGATTTTCTCGCTAACAACTTGTTTAactatgttaattaatatttctatgGCTTTTGATTCGGTTATTACTTGTATGCTTTTTAATCTTGCACCAAATCCTTCCTGAAAATATGAAAGAAtttaattagatattttattggATGATTGTTTTGGGagacctatgttcagcagtagacggcaattggctgatatgatgatgatgattggatTTAAATTGAGGATttcctttttaggaagtcggttgaaaGTACAATTTTGTGGAAAAACAAAGATCCATGGAGAAAACAAGTATATTTTGAACTATGGaagaaattatgtaaatatagatttaatttattttaaaatgtaatgtacctacagtttatcaataaaaaaaatcttttttggaACAATGGCTAAAGCAATTatcaaaagttgttttttttttttaagcagtGACGGAATAAGGAAACCTATACAGCATGTAGGCcttcaatatattttagtaactttgaaattaaagtaaataatatttttatgacaatataattgttttaatacttaCAACAAGAATGCTGACAAACTGTTGCAACTCCACTGTATTCAGTTTGGTCACCAAATCAAATAAATTTACATGCCTGAAGTCATATATTATAATGATACCATGTAAATAATCATTCAGTTTCATATATTCGCTAAGctgaaagaagaagaaataacattaacataaaTACATCCCGTACTTCTAACAAATTACcttgaaatcggtccagtcgtATTAGagtaaaagtgaaggaaaacatcttgagaaacCTGGATTTGAAAGTCTAAAATCACACATCCACCTTGAGAAATATTgacggtaaaaaaaaaatcctaaggGCATGTCCTGCATGAGCAAATCGCGAATGCAAAGAGATCCAAAGCGACGCGCCGCGACGTCACCACGTCACactccggggctgcgggattgttcgaaagagttaccgtggccctggtacataaaggtcttaagaaggaacatggttggttttagtcagtaagagtctgacacaggGAATGTCAGACACTGCATCCACAGCGGGAGTAAACCAGTATCCTAGTTGTAATTGTTGAACAAACAAATCTAGCTGTATTCACATTCAACTAGTCGGCTTTTGAATGGCGTTTGTCCACTAAAAGGGTTAGCTGTTTAATCGAACGTTTATAACCatccatttatttatattattctatCATTTTCAGATTATGACATTGGGTGCACGCGGAAGTCGAGATCCGATGGCCGTCGACCGTGCGAAAGTTGCTTTAAATTTCGGAAGGGTAGcttaatttgtttacaaaacaattCGAGCAGTGACCTTGAGATTTAAATAGTACTGACTGCTTTCCGCAGTTTCACTTGCCTCGTGAGGTTACTAATTCCCGcgcctggataaaaagtagcctatgttctttctcaggctatataatggcgtccacggccgatttcggccacggcggttgttctcatataaggagatcagccagctgcgcaagacatattacagtgcacaagcattggcgccgacacaagtgcactcactgttccttcattttcataacccgatgggaaaGAAAATCCGACAAAACCGGAGAGTTATCTAgcgcaggaccaacattaacgtgctctccgatgcacggttgtatcaatcaccaacttccagactacgggatgcttgtgaaagtttctaaaacccacaaagcgatttcggtccGACCCGGTATCGAACCCGAGCCCTCAAGCGCAGCAGCCGCGCTTatgaccactagaccaacgacgCAAACTAATATATAGCTGTCTGCTGATCATTTAAATAGTTTCTGTAGTTTTTGACATAGAAGACAGATTAATAATAAGGTTAAATTAAGGTTAATTTGTGAGGAggttctgtctctgggaccctaaccaccggtaccttggacccccgtgcccgatatcggtggcaacctattttttatatttttaaatgtttttttatttttatatttaatatttaaaaatgtaaaatatatgttcaaaaataaattaatgacaaaggttaaaaaaatatacttacaacaACACTAAATTGGAAGTAATGCCATAGTACTTCGCTAGTAATTTGTTTTCCAGCAAAGCTTAAAAGTATGACTCTGTACAAATCCTTAGTTAGCTGAGGTAGGGGGATGAACAATCTgaaagaaaagttaaaaaaatctaaatctgTTTATCAGTTCGGAGCTTATGCGTACCTATATGATAAactaacaaaattgtttttttttttttttctgaaaaagtgactttgttattatgaataatgtaataaataatggatTTTGCAtagtaacataataattttaattttaattaatgtgcttaatattaaataagtgAGGTATCACATCGCATAAAATGGTTCTAATTAAAAAACAGTGTATTTAAAATTagtatggccttactacaaaaactttaacgcctggtttacagttgtctaaaaattttgtggctgcaaaatgaaccatatgtcaacgtcataatttgacatttttttagacaaggcttaaactgacgtttaaaagtttttgtggtaagacgggtagtatttaaatattgtattgtatttaattaaaatcgaaaAGAAACTCATAAATTACTGAATCCATATTAGTTTGTTGGTTTTGGAACCTTCTGACAACTCATTCCGGATATATATcgaactagctttcgcccgcggtttcacccgcgtcctgtagccggatagtgacaaaaactatcctaaaaccttctcccggatctaagttacctcccctctaattttcagccaaatcggtcaagccgttttcatgttatgccgtgacaacggaaaacgggtttcatttttgtataaattgaTTACAAGACACCCTGTACTTAAATATAGATAGTACCTACGTATATCTTAAaaaccaatggctgataaaagttgaaggaaaacatcttgagaaaacctggactatacatatagtctgtaatcaccaacccgcattgagcaagcgtggtgattaatgcttgatccttctccgtgtgagaagaggccggagcccagcagtgggacgataaaagttTCACAAACTAGTttaaacaatatatatatatacttacttatcaaCAAAATAATCTTCCGGTAAAACTGTCTTGACATTTGTCATAGCAAAGAACTTCGGTAAAAGTTTTCAATGTACACAATCTATCAATCTGCTTTTTCGCCTTTTCTACGGAACCCTTGCATGTTATTAGCACTCTTTCTAAATAATCGTCACCTGTAATTACAAAGAAACAGTGGTTAAAAACATAATGCTTTTTCTGATCTACTTGTcttataaaacttaaattagATGAAATAATGCAAAGTATTTTCGGTATagtcaaaatcatcatcatctgcctagccttttcccaactatgttggagtctaacaggatgcacctgagtaccagttttttacagGGCGCGATTTTCTAGCTGACCTCTTCAACGCAGTTACCCTAGTAATCCTATagtccttggtaagactagtatATTTGAATTATGTATAGTTGAAATATACAAgttttgtatacctacttattaggaGTATACAATCTGGCAAAAAGTTGGATACCCGTTAAGCAACATGGTAATATATTCAATGACCAAGTTAAGAGGACCGGTATCAAAAGTATGGCTTTGTCAAACCTTCGTAAGTGTTATTCATAGTAATTAATTACGTATGCACGAGtagtagttattttattttgtatacattttaCTTCATTATTTTGGTTTCAAGACAAGCAAACCTTTATATATCAAATAGTTTGTGTAAAAAGTACTCatctatattttctttatactCGAAAATAAAATCAGgaaagatattatttaaagctaagcgtccacttgtcggtatcgtacgcaacggacgtatcgcacgcaatgaatcgtagtattatttatatagaaactcaaacaagatgtgcgatgcgtacgatgcggacaggtggacgcacttgtttgagtttctatataaataatactacgatccgttgcgtgcgatacgtccgttgcgtacgataccgacaagtggacgcttagctttaaaatgtatcatatatattattactatCAAACGTACTTAGAATGTAGTATATCCAACCCGGTAAGAAGAAGCCTACAACCATTTCCTTACCTTTGTTATTTGTGTGaagtgatattaaaaaaaaaaaaattaacttaaaattagtCAGCAACTGCATCCTCTCTCCTAACCGAACATACTTCTTTTTCTCAGCCCGAGCGTCATgagatcgattttttttttatcccaaaTAGAAATGAGAAAGTATTGAAGCTAGGACACGCCTCTAGTTATATTTACTCTACCGACCATCAACGGCCTTGAAAATACTCTAAGCGTAAATACCTGTGTTAAAATTTAGCCTATTTGGGCAGCTATGTGTTCCTAAGTACGAAGATTTAATACAGACACACAATCATACAAACATCCATGCAGGTAGATAAAAgcctattaaaataatttaccacTTACTAAAATCCTTCTTGATAATATGATCCTGCTTTTGAAGCCACTCCTGCAAAATTTTGACAGCTTCTGCACGCCTCTCTGGTTTATCCAGATTGAAAATCTTTCTTATCTTCTCAATAATCTCATCAGGTAATGCTAAAAGACTTGTCTCAGTACTTAATCCCATTTTAAAGCAAATTTTTGTCACCactaattaaagttttattttttatttgtcttaaTGCGTGAGAGTTTTGTGTTTGTATTGAAATTCTTTGTTCAACTAGttctcattaatttattatccaGTATATATAACCTTTTTTCaattattcaaatttttttCGAAACGTCTCTTATCTATGATTCAGAACTAGTTTTGAGTGGGTTTCTGTCCAAAAATTTTTGTAGGTACTGTAGAGTAGTAAGAAACTTCTTAGTCTACTCTCGATTGCGGTTAAAAAATTCAGATTGGTAAAGAGTTGGGCCAATATTTTCACCTGATGGATACCCCAAACTAGCCAACGACTACGGGATAGGTCCCTGAAAATGTGGATGGTGGTAAAACTCGAAGGGTTGAGAGGAAATGAGGAGGCCTTTACCCAGCAATGGGACATATCACGTTAGAAAAGTTGGTGGTACAAGGGGGCGTTTTGAGGATGCTGTCCTTTGTAAATATTGCCGCGTAACAAGTGCTAATCTGATtagcctactttttatccatgatTTTGTCCTTAAGAAAAACCCCAGTACAAAACATACACAACataaaaaatagaagaaatacATTAGTATTAATTGCGTTGCTAGGTCTCTCTCCCATCGTTTTGGATTGCCGTCGCATCGGACTTTGAGAATGAGAAAATAATAAGTGCACCAGTGTCTGCACTTATCATACGCAGTCCTGTGAAACCGGTCTAGACATATGTAGATTTAGAGCTCCCGCACACtgacaacttttagtcggccaaaaTTTTAAAGTGGGTGGTCtcataaatcattataaaaattaatggtAGTCTGCACGTAACAAAAAAccgatatcagaccgactgaaaacttggaatggaattaagattttctttacaaaaaatatgccaaccatcgggtcaactgtcgatcgactgtttagtctgtatgCTCTTAAGATATTTCAAAATCTCGTTTTTTTAACGAGGATCATAAAACAATTAATggattaattattaaaatgccttaaaaacataattatttcgaGTAGGATACGTGGAATGGCTAAATGACTATTCTGTGTTTACGTTAATTGCACAATTTTTTACAAGTCTGGGGGTTCTAccagaagttaaaaaaatataggtactgtaAAATTAAGCTGATAAATTAGTACCTAATTGTATATTTAGAGTACCCGCATACTGTAAATTAAACAGTTGGCTGACAGTTGACTCGGGTAGGCATAATTCTtcttaagggcttattacactttacTAAATTTAGTAGCCTAATTAGGATTCAGAAAAAGAACGAAATTAGAAGCTTCTAATCACACTGTTCTAAATATAGTTACTAAATCAGTTGCCTGCTGAAACGCAACAAAGGCggacgtttataaataaaatggctCCAGTGCTctccaaaattcaaaaaattgGCCTCGCCGTGGCTGTGGCCGTTGGGTCCATCAAAATAAaggaaaagaaaagaaagacgTGGGTCAAGGAATATTTGATTTACAAACATGAATATAATGAGTGTTTTAGAACCGGCAGACTTCAGAAATTATCTTCGAATGGATTCAAGATCGTTCGATATTTTACTAAGTCTTGTGACACCATATatacaactagccgttttcccgcggtttcacccgcgtcccgtggtaactactgcccgtataaaatatagcctatgttactcgtgtaaaatgtagctttcgaatggtgaaagaatttttaaaaactgtccagtagtttttgagcctattcattacaaccaaacaaacaaacaaacaaagttttcctctttataatattagtatagaaaacaaaatactcaatttttcaaataacaAACGGCATGCGACATATTGACACATCCACTCGCCGAAAGTGCTGCACACCGACTAAATCGACTAAATGCGATCAAACTTTCCTAAATTCGACTCTAATTagatttctaaatgatttagtgAGTCAGTAGCCGTACTTTTTCCTAAATTTAGAAACCTATCTTCCtgaatgcgattacatttgtctgaatttagtgactaaatcatttagacgactgaatttagtaaagtgtaataagccctttaagaAAATCTTCAAACTTTTgtagtcggtctgatatcggttttttgtaatgtgcgtactaccattcatctccataatgatttatgagcccaaacaaactatcgggcCACCAAatgtttgtagtgtgcgcgtaTTCTTACCTGCCAAAATTTTACCTGttttgtctattatttatttttatttattacaccaAGGGTCAGTGGTTACTagaattttgttatttcataaAGGTTGAAAAGATTGACTACTGGCAAATCATACAGTTGGTGGATAGTGCGGATAGATAGTATGAAGACACATAAATACTGTCGGACTTCTTAGCAGTCTAGAAGACTTTCCAGATGTTTATTCCAAATCATCACTCtctctcccgagccttttcctaactacgttggggtcggcttccagtctaacaggattcagctgagtacccgttatgtttatttcaaatatataaataaaaaatattccgtCTGGATTTGCAATAGATAAAGTTGGAAACTAGTCAGCTTTCTTAATATTTACTGTTGACCTATGGAATGGCAATAAAAAGTTTCTAGTAAGCTATTAAAGGACTTGTAGAGTGTTGTAAGTCTCAAATTTGGGTGGGTTCgagaaacaaatattaaaaaaaaactttattcacaattaatttaatcCATCACAAAGACATTGTACAAACACGCTAGTTAATACAAggacatttttaatttcattatattaCAGTGTGAACTCATAATTATTGCATTGTTcttataaatgtataaaaaaagatttcttaGGCATACTAGTAATCTGTTGCCACTGGgtaaatattttagctttaggCTTTTTTGCGGATTCAAAGAAAACTACTTCTAGCACTTTTATCATAcgaattttaacaataaatccaTGCTTGTGGTTTAAATTTCGCTTTTCATTTCAAGGTTCACTCTTTTGAACATGGCCGATGCCAGATCGCCTAtctctgttttattttaatcttccccatcatcatcatcatgtaaaATCACAATTAACTTAACTTctaattattttactaatataaAATTTCTTTATAATTAGTCTACACTTAAATTTCTAAAAGACCCCGGCATTCCCATACATTCTTCATTGAATTTCCCTGCAAGTCTTCTTGATTCATCCGTGCACGCTTTGCTCATCGTCTTCAAATATTCCACGTGTTCTTCGGAACTCAATGCTTGTATCCATTCctctgtaaaataattaatcacatcatcacattattaatatcaTCATAATGCCTACGACGACGTGGTTTAATCGATGAAAGCGTCTCTGGCTCATCTAAGTTTGCAGAATTGGTAGAATCATGGATATGCTAGTGCATTCCTCCATATTTACACAGTACCCAGGAACtcagaaacaaatgaaaaattcTGGTGACCACTCTCATGAAGGGGCATTTACTATACTACATACCTTACAGGTAGCAGAATTGTAAAAGTCTTATATAGAAAGTCTTATGTAGAGCCTAAAATATTGCATGATAGGTAGCTATACATTATGTTTAAGAGCTGAATCAAATTATCGGCTGACATAAAATTCGCAATCTACtagatttcttaaaataaatgatcaaATAGTTCTTACCATTCAACTTTTCAATAGATTTTTCAGCACCACCAAAATCAGAGGGTAAAATCTCTTTAGGTACTATTTTATGTAAAGCATCCATATTTGGATGTACATGTATTCTATTTCCAATCTTTTCGCTTAAAAACTGTTTCATGGTTTTCACGAAAAGATCTATAGCTTTTGATTCTGTGAGTAAGTGTATGCCCTTCAATCTTGCTCCATATCCttcctgtaaaataaataattaatatttaggaCGTACCTGAATAGTTTTCATTTCCTTTGGAATACCCAACTTATCTAACAGTCTACATAGTATAAAGTTTATGTAGGTCATGACAAAATTAGAAAACCGATTCACTCTGTTTTCGCCTACAGAGAAATCaacttttaatacaaaataatatcatgAATATTTCATAGTTTTGAGTTAAATGGAAAGTCAATGAAGTCAAACACGCCTAAAGTCTTCTCGCtgaagaaacaataaaaatacggtttaaataaagttttaataaagttaagtaTACTTACCATCAAAATAGTAATAAACTGCTGTAAATCGACTGTATTCATTTTGGTCATAAGATCAAATATATTGACCTGACTATAGTCACTGATTATTATGAACCCATTCACGTAATCATGCGCTTTGATGTACTCAGTGAgctgaaaacatatttaaaaacattagaGCAATccttaaaataaaagagaaaaagaaagaatacTGATGATAGACCACAAtccgttaaaaaaatatttaagactaGAAACAGTCTCCATTCTGTATCAGTTCATGCATTGGAAGTTACAAGATAAAGTCAACATTTGCTAAAAGTCAGTCTCAAGAAGCCAGAAAGATTGGTTATCAGACCTTCTGTCTGCTAGAGTCGGACTAGGAAGCAACGTGGCTTTGGAGATCAGAAAGGTAGTAG is from Helicoverpa zea isolate HzStark_Cry1AcR chromosome 19, ilHelZeax1.1, whole genome shotgun sequence and encodes:
- the LOC124639882 gene encoding alpha-tocopherol transfer protein-like — translated: MEIMPKNHLLELPDGAIEHIRKLYNLDKPGRIEEAIKILEEWIQKQDHIVKKDFSKTYLEKTLISCKGSVEKSKKQTDRLCTLKTLVPKFFNKYHVKTELQHVLDLASFTPLPKVTKDFYRVIIIKVSSKDLTAEAFMQYYQYNIILTEYIKAHDYVNGFIIISDYSQVNIFDLMTKMNTVDLQQFITILMEGYGARLKGIHLLTESKAIDLFVKTMKQFLSEKIGNRIHVHPNMDALHKIVPKEILPSDFGGAEKSIEKLNEEWIQALSSEEHVEYLKTMSKACTDESRRLAGKFNEECMGMPGSFRNLSVD